The proteins below are encoded in one region of Cololabis saira isolate AMF1-May2022 chromosome 21, fColSai1.1, whole genome shotgun sequence:
- the LOC133422542 gene encoding zinc finger protein 665-like: MGDIKTDPTEICNVFSDFYSLLYSSESSSQDWDSHAEKAFDRVEWRYMFYALNRFGFSANFISWIQLLYTSPVASVNINGIRSNSFPLSRAKERKNRRDKVLTSSPVLKVRKRIHTEEKLYTCDQCGAAFTTSSILRRHQRIHTGEKPYKCDQCGTAFTHQGNLRRHQRIHTGEKPYRCDQCGAAFTQQGDLRSHQRIHTGEKPYKCDQCGAAFTEQGSLRSHQRIHTGDKPYRCDQCGAAFTEQGQLRSHQRIHTGDKPYKCDQCGAAFTRQGSLRSHQHIHTGDKPYKCDQCGAAFTRQGSLRGHQLIHSGFKPYRCDQCGAAFTKSGNLRSHQLIHTGDKPYKCDQCGAAFTQQGHLRRHQRIHTGFKPYRCDQCGAAFTEQGSLRSHQRIHTGDKPYKCDQCGAAFTRQGSLRSHQLIHTGFKPYRCDQCGAAFTQQGHLRRHQRVHTG, translated from the exons ATGGGTGATATCAAAACAGACCCCACCGAGATCTGTAATGTTTTCTCCGACTTCTATTCTTTACTCTACTCCTCTGAGTCCTCTTCACAGGACTGGGACAGCC ATGCCGAAAAGGCCTTCGACCGGGTGGAGTGGAGGTACATGTTCTATGCTCTCAACAGGTTTGGTTTCAGCGCTAATTTTATTTCCTGGATTCAGTTACTCTACACATCCCCGGTTGCTTCAGTCAATATCAATGGAATCCGCTCCAACTCGTTTCCGCTCTCGCGAG ccaaagagagaaaaaataggagGGATAAAGTCCTCACCTCTTCACCAGTTCTGAAGGTCCGAAAGAGGATTCATACTGAAGAGAAGCTGTAcacctgtgatcagtgtggggcagcttttaccacatcaagtattttaaggcgtcatcagcgtatccacactggagaaaagccgtacaaatgtgatcagtgtgggacaGCTTTTACCCACCAGGGTaatctaaggcgtcatcagcgtattcacactggagaaaagccgtacagatgtgatcagtgtggggcagcttttacccaacaaggtgatctaaggagtcatcagcgtatccacactggagaaaagccgtacaagtgtgatcagtgtggggcagcttttaccgaacaaggtagtctaaggagtcatcagcgtattcacactggggataagccttacagatgtgatcagtgtggggcagcttttaccgaacaaggtcaactaaggagtcatcagcgtattcacactggggataagccatacaaatgtgatcagtgtggggcagcttttaccagacaAGGTAGTCTGAGGAGTCATCAGcatattcacactggggataagccgtacaaatgtgatcagtgtggggcagcttttaccagacaAGGTAGTCTAAGGGGTCATCAGCTAATACACAGTGgatttaagccttacagatgtgatcagtgtggggcagcttttacaaAGTCAGgtaatctaaggagtcatcagctaattcacactggggataagccgtacaaatgtgatcagtgtggggcagcttttacccaacaaggtcatctaaggcgtcatcagcgtattcacactggatttaagccttacagatgtgatcagtgtggggcagcttttaccgagcaaggtagtctaaggagtcatcagcgtattcacactggggataagccgtacaaatgtgatcagtgtggggcagcttttaccagacaaggtagtctaaggagtcatcagctaatacacactggatttaagccttacagatgtgatcagtgtggggcagcttttacccaacaaggtcatctaaggcgtcatcagcgtgttcacactggataa